A single window of Flavobacteriales bacterium DNA harbors:
- a CDS encoding potassium transporter, with protein MSILQRFRESELGFGTKTSGQRSRLINRNGSFNIRRVEQSRWKSSSLYHTLITLHWWKFNLIVFAYFVLVNVVFASLYYYLSPNGIVGAEASDAADRFLNAFFFSTQTISTVGFGRLSPGDHMTNAIAAVESLMGLLGFALVTGLLYGRFSRPKARLLQSDHAIIAPFKGARAWQCRIANKMRNSQLTHMEAKVTVAKVVEEDGVPVRRFFSLELELKSIVFFPMTWTLNHPINADSPLFGMEAKDYEKADVEFLISITGFDDTFSQTVHTRLSYTWQEMLHGARFVSVFGKDADGGTSQDLRKLSATETAALPAWELATV; from the coding sequence ATGTCTATCCTCCAGCGCTTCCGCGAATCCGAATTGGGATTCGGTACCAAAACCTCCGGGCAGCGTTCCCGGTTGATCAACCGCAACGGCTCGTTCAATATCCGGCGTGTCGAACAATCGAGATGGAAGTCCTCCAGCCTGTATCATACACTGATCACTTTGCATTGGTGGAAGTTCAACCTGATCGTATTCGCATATTTTGTGCTGGTGAATGTGGTGTTCGCTTCTTTGTATTATTACCTGAGTCCGAATGGCATTGTGGGTGCGGAAGCTTCCGATGCTGCCGACCGGTTCCTGAACGCTTTCTTCTTTTCCACCCAAACCATCAGTACGGTGGGCTTCGGCAGGCTGAGTCCGGGTGACCACATGACCAATGCCATTGCAGCGGTGGAATCTCTCATGGGTCTGTTGGGTTTCGCCCTCGTGACGGGATTGTTGTACGGCCGGTTCTCCAGACCCAAGGCTCGTTTGCTGCAGAGCGACCACGCCATCATTGCGCCATTCAAAGGCGCGCGTGCCTGGCAGTGCCGTATTGCCAATAAAATGCGCAACAGCCAGCTCACCCATATGGAAGCCAAGGTAACCGTTGCCAAGGTCGTAGAAGAAGATGGTGTTCCGGTGCGCAGGTTTTTTTCGCTGGAACTGGAATTGAAATCGATTGTGTTCTTTCCGATGACGTGGACACTGAACCATCCCATCAACGCCGATAGTCCGTTGTTCGGAATGGAAGCAAAGGATTATGAAAAAGCGGACGTTGAATTTCTGATCTCCATCACGGGGTTCGATGATACCTTTTCACAAACGGTGCATACCCGTCTTTCCTATACCTGGCAGGAGATGTTGCACGGTGCCAGGTTTGTCAGCGTTTTCGGTAAAGATGCCGACGGCGGAACCTCACAAGACCTCCGCAAGCTGAGCGCTACAGAAACGGCTGCATTGCCCGCCTGGGAACTGGCTACGGTATAG